From Bradyrhizobium sp. NDS-1, the proteins below share one genomic window:
- a CDS encoding GntR family transcriptional regulator, whose protein sequence is MARRKRTLEVVRNDDGEGRPSRRNRLNFFELAYQKIEELLVHCELKPGQFMTMLELQEMTGFGRTPVHHAVNRLSADTLIIIRPRHGLHIAPIDLARERMLLALRRDMERFVIRLAADRASLSHRNQALHIERLLRERRANLTLDEFNSIDRRIDALVLEAAGEPFLVHTLRPLHTLYRRIGYIHHRFMPGQADLSGTIDRHVAILNAVANRRVEEAVQASDALIDYMGEMFTGMEVGIDPRLLDCSIEPLLGA, encoded by the coding sequence ATGGCACGGCGCAAGCGTACGCTCGAGGTGGTGAGAAACGACGACGGCGAGGGCAGGCCCTCCCGGCGCAACCGCCTCAACTTCTTCGAGCTGGCCTATCAGAAGATCGAGGAGCTCCTGGTCCATTGCGAGCTCAAGCCCGGTCAGTTCATGACCATGCTGGAACTGCAGGAGATGACCGGCTTCGGCCGCACGCCGGTGCACCACGCCGTCAATCGTCTCTCCGCCGACACGCTCATCATCATCCGTCCGCGCCACGGTCTGCACATCGCGCCGATCGATCTGGCACGCGAACGCATGCTGCTGGCCTTGCGCCGCGACATGGAGCGTTTCGTGATCCGCCTCGCGGCCGATCGCGCCAGCCTCTCGCATCGCAATCAGGCGCTTCACATCGAGCGCCTCCTGCGCGAGCGTCGCGCCAACCTGACGCTCGACGAATTCAACAGCATCGATCGCCGCATCGACGCGCTGGTGCTGGAGGCGGCCGGGGAGCCGTTCCTGGTGCACACGCTGCGACCGCTGCACACGCTGTACCGGCGCATCGGCTACATCCACCACCGTTTCATGCCGGGGCAGGCCGACCTGTCGGGCACGATCGATCGTCATGTCGCGATTCTCAACGCGGTGGCCAACCGCCGCGTCGAGGAAGCCGTGCAGGCGAGCGATGCCCTGATCGACTACATGGGCGAGATGTTCACGGGCATGGAGGTGGGGATCGACCCGCGCCTGCTCGATTGCAGCATCGAGCCGCTGCTCGGGGCGTAA
- a CDS encoding MFS transporter codes for MSTMAMPQPTASEAAVRYLITNYSPKGNKVGWLMMASILVEAWDLYSIAFVLIFIKEQYNPDPLMLGLAAAGTQGGALIGALLGGWLSDKIGRRVMFLVTMVMFIVLALAQAFVPDVFWLVVIRFLLGIPLGSDISTGYTYIMESMAKGEREVMGNRWQFMFAVGEVLTIGVIVIFLLIDMQHEMLWRVTLGLGALPALIILLMRHDVPETAVWLVQKGRYREAKQVAREMFNDNLDMLPDRDVEVPKVSTRAFLADLRKDPIRWRATVYGWIACFAQASEFSTFAFYLPVLFVMVGVSSVLGINLVTMALFSFAALSGWVGPLLTPKIGHRGISIAGFGIVLAALLVAAFALYTDNTILLPFAAAAMLWGHYWDASNCMTIPTMVAKPQYRGTASGFAYMFVKLPSFLAIFLFPTVFAAIGQANATLMVAIFPLIGLLAAIFILPEVYGYEND; via the coding sequence ATGTCAACGATGGCGATGCCACAACCGACCGCGAGCGAAGCCGCGGTCCGCTACCTCATCACGAACTACAGCCCCAAGGGCAACAAGGTCGGCTGGCTGATGATGGCCTCGATCCTGGTCGAAGCCTGGGATCTGTATTCGATCGCCTTCGTGCTGATCTTCATCAAGGAGCAGTACAATCCCGATCCGCTGATGCTCGGTCTGGCCGCGGCCGGCACGCAAGGAGGCGCGCTCATCGGCGCGCTGCTCGGCGGCTGGCTGTCCGACAAGATCGGCCGCCGCGTCATGTTCCTGGTGACGATGGTGATGTTCATCGTGCTGGCGCTGGCGCAGGCCTTCGTGCCGGATGTGTTCTGGCTGGTCGTGATCCGCTTCCTGCTCGGCATTCCGCTCGGCTCGGACATTTCGACCGGCTACACCTACATCATGGAATCCATGGCCAAGGGCGAGCGCGAGGTCATGGGCAACCGCTGGCAGTTCATGTTCGCCGTCGGCGAAGTCCTCACCATCGGCGTCATCGTGATCTTCCTGCTGATCGACATGCAGCACGAGATGCTGTGGCGCGTGACGCTCGGTCTCGGAGCGCTGCCGGCGCTGATCATCCTTCTCATGCGCCACGACGTGCCTGAGACGGCCGTCTGGCTGGTGCAGAAGGGACGCTACCGCGAGGCCAAGCAGGTCGCGCGCGAGATGTTCAACGACAATCTCGACATGCTGCCGGACCGGGACGTCGAGGTGCCGAAGGTCTCGACCCGCGCCTTCCTCGCCGACCTCAGGAAGGATCCGATCCGCTGGCGCGCCACGGTGTACGGCTGGATCGCCTGCTTTGCGCAAGCCAGCGAATTCTCAACCTTTGCGTTCTATCTGCCGGTGCTGTTCGTGATGGTCGGCGTGTCGAGCGTGCTCGGCATCAATCTGGTGACGATGGCGCTGTTCTCCTTTGCTGCCCTGTCGGGCTGGGTCGGTCCGCTGCTGACGCCGAAGATCGGCCACCGCGGTATCTCGATCGCGGGGTTCGGAATCGTGCTGGCCGCGCTGCTGGTCGCGGCCTTTGCGCTCTACACCGACAACACGATCCTGCTGCCCTTCGCGGCCGCCGCCATGTTGTGGGGCCATTATTGGGACGCGTCGAACTGCATGACCATCCCGACCATGGTCGCCAAGCCGCAATATCGCGGCACCGCCAGCGGCTTCGCCTACATGTTCGTGAAGCTGCCGTCCTTCCTGGCGATCTTTCTGTTCCCGACGGTGTTCGCCGCGATCGGGCAGGCGAATGCAACGCTGATGGTCGCGATCTTCCCCCTGATCGGATTGCTCGCTGCAATCTTCATCCTGCCGGAAGTCTACGGCTACGAGAACGACTGA
- a CDS encoding arsenic transporter — protein sequence MPSDAIWAWSIIVVATACVIIRPFRLPEAVWAVIGAGALVLSGLLPWRDALTGIEKGLDVYLFLIGMMLIAELARLEGLFDYLAALAVEYADGSPQRLFLLIYLVGTLVTVLLSNDATAIVLTPAVYAATRAAGAKPLPYLFVCAFIANAASFVLPISNPANLVVFGARMPELTEWLRLFALPSAASILLTYIVLRLTQHRALKEETIARSVPHPKLGRGGKLTAIGIVAIGIVLVTASALDKQLGLPTFICGGVTAAIVLLLSRQSPWPVLRGVSWSVLPLVGGLFVMVEALIRTGVIAQLSALLHQAVAQSVPQAAWSVGIATAIATNIANNLPVGLVAGSVAASDHLPGPVVSAILIGVDLGPNLSVTGSLATILWLVALRREKIEVGAWPFLKLGLLVTPPALIAALAAAIR from the coding sequence GTGCCGTCTGACGCCATCTGGGCCTGGAGTATCATCGTCGTCGCGACCGCGTGCGTCATCATCCGCCCCTTTCGCCTGCCGGAGGCGGTCTGGGCCGTGATCGGTGCGGGCGCCCTGGTGCTATCAGGCCTGCTGCCATGGCGGGACGCGCTCACCGGCATCGAAAAAGGCCTCGACGTCTACCTCTTCCTGATCGGCATGATGCTGATTGCAGAGCTGGCGCGGCTCGAGGGCCTGTTCGACTATCTCGCCGCGCTCGCGGTGGAATATGCTGACGGCTCGCCGCAGCGGCTGTTCCTGCTGATCTATCTCGTCGGCACGCTCGTGACCGTGCTGCTCTCCAACGACGCCACCGCGATCGTTCTGACGCCGGCCGTCTATGCCGCGACGCGCGCGGCCGGCGCAAAGCCGCTGCCTTATTTGTTCGTCTGCGCCTTCATCGCCAATGCCGCGAGCTTCGTGCTGCCGATCTCCAATCCCGCCAATCTCGTCGTGTTCGGCGCGCGCATGCCCGAGCTCACCGAATGGCTGCGCCTGTTCGCCCTGCCCTCGGCCGCCTCCATCCTGCTGACCTACATCGTGCTGCGCCTGACCCAGCACCGCGCGCTGAAGGAGGAGACGATTGCGCGCAGCGTGCCGCATCCCAAGCTCGGCCGCGGCGGCAAGCTGACGGCCATCGGCATCGTCGCGATCGGAATCGTGCTGGTCACGGCGTCGGCGCTGGACAAGCAGCTGGGCCTGCCGACCTTCATCTGCGGCGGCGTGACGGCCGCGATCGTGCTGCTGCTCAGCCGGCAATCGCCATGGCCCGTGCTGCGCGGCGTGTCCTGGAGCGTGCTGCCGCTGGTCGGCGGGCTCTTTGTCATGGTGGAAGCACTGATCAGGACCGGCGTGATCGCGCAGCTCAGCGCATTGCTGCATCAGGCGGTGGCTCAATCGGTCCCGCAGGCAGCCTGGAGTGTGGGCATCGCCACCGCCATCGCCACGAACATCGCCAACAACCTTCCCGTCGGCCTCGTCGCCGGCTCGGTTGCCGCCAGCGATCATTTGCCTGGCCCGGTCGTCAGCGCCATCCTGATCGGCGTCGATCTCGGCCCCAACCTGTCAGTGACAGGATCGCTCGCCACCATCCTCTGGCTGGTCGCGCTCCGCCGGGAAAAGATCGAGGTCGGCGCCTGGCCGTTCCTCAAGCTCGGCCTGCTGGTGACGCCGCCCGCCCTCATCGCGGCGCTGGCGGCTGCGATCCGATAA
- a CDS encoding mandelate racemase/muconate lactonizing enzyme family protein yields the protein MKIMSIETLRTEEFSNVIWVRVHTDTGVIGLGETFYGAGAVEAQIHDTFAGRLLGRNPLHIEAIHRDMLNLPMAQSSTGVEYRAASAIDIALWDLFGKVCGQPVHQMLGGLCRDKQRIYNTCAGTQYVRSTNISPVANWNLGANKGPYEDLDGFMNRADALAENLLESGISAMKIWPFDPAAQENKGLYITAAQMKQAIEPFEKIRKAVGDKMEIMVELHSLWNLPTAKQIARALEPYKPTWYEDPIRMNSPQALAEYARSTDVWVCASETLGSRFPYKDMLDRDAMHVVMADLCWTGGLTEGRKIAAMAETYHRPFAPHDCIGPIGFIAAIHMSFSQPNTLIQESVRAFYNGWYNELVTTMPVIKDGYVFPMEGPGLGVDLLPAVFDRSDLSVRRSNV from the coding sequence GTGAAGATCATGTCGATCGAGACCCTGCGCACAGAGGAGTTCTCCAACGTCATCTGGGTGCGCGTCCATACCGACACGGGCGTGATCGGGCTTGGCGAGACCTTCTATGGCGCGGGCGCGGTCGAAGCGCAGATCCACGACACCTTTGCCGGCCGGCTGCTCGGCCGCAATCCCCTGCACATCGAAGCGATCCACCGCGACATGCTGAACCTGCCGATGGCGCAGTCGTCCACCGGCGTCGAATATCGCGCGGCCTCTGCGATCGACATCGCGCTATGGGACCTGTTCGGCAAGGTCTGCGGCCAGCCGGTGCACCAGATGCTCGGCGGCCTCTGCCGCGACAAGCAGCGCATCTACAACACTTGCGCCGGCACGCAATATGTCCGCTCCACCAATATCAGCCCGGTCGCGAACTGGAATCTGGGTGCTAACAAGGGGCCTTACGAGGATCTCGACGGCTTCATGAACCGCGCCGATGCGCTTGCCGAAAACCTGCTAGAGAGCGGCATCTCCGCGATGAAGATCTGGCCGTTCGATCCGGCCGCGCAGGAGAACAAGGGCCTCTACATCACGGCGGCCCAGATGAAGCAGGCGATCGAGCCGTTCGAGAAGATCCGCAAAGCCGTCGGCGACAAGATGGAGATCATGGTCGAGCTCCATTCGCTGTGGAATCTGCCGACGGCCAAGCAGATCGCGCGCGCCCTCGAGCCCTACAAGCCGACCTGGTACGAGGATCCGATCCGGATGAACTCGCCGCAGGCGCTGGCCGAATACGCCCGCTCGACCGATGTCTGGGTCTGCGCCAGCGAGACGCTGGGCTCGCGCTTTCCTTACAAGGACATGCTCGACCGCGACGCCATGCATGTGGTGATGGCCGACCTGTGCTGGACCGGTGGCCTCACCGAGGGACGCAAGATCGCGGCGATGGCCGAGACCTATCACCGTCCCTTCGCGCCGCACGATTGCATCGGACCGATCGGCTTCATCGCCGCCATCCACATGTCGTTCAGCCAGCCGAACACGCTGATCCAGGAATCGGTGCGCGCCTTCTACAATGGCTGGTACAACGAGCTCGTCACCACGATGCCCGTGATCAAGGACGGCTACGTCTTCCCGATGGAGGGCCCCGGCCTCGGCGTCGACCTTCTGCCCGCCGTATTCGACCGCTCCGATCTGAGCGTGCGCCGCTCCAACGTTTAA